The Desulfobulbaceae bacterium genome includes a region encoding these proteins:
- the flgM gene encoding flagellar biosynthesis anti-sigma factor FlgM, producing MKISDFVPQIKTESKVQKTKGKAPVNSPAVAGGGDKVQLSAGSIDVQKMKMIIQDTPAVRMDRVQALKQQIERGEYQVDPYRVADKMLMNLLSEGGVLDK from the coding sequence ATGAAGATCAGCGATTTTGTACCGCAGATAAAGACTGAAAGTAAAGTGCAAAAGACAAAGGGCAAAGCCCCTGTTAATTCACCTGCTGTTGCCGGTGGCGGTGATAAAGTTCAACTGTCAGCCGGATCAATTGACGTGCAGAAAATGAAAATGATTATCCAGGATACCCCAGCTGTTCGAATGGACCGAGTGCAAGCCTTGAAACAACAGATTGAACGTGGCGAATATCAGGTTGACCCCTATCGGGTTGCCGATAAGATGCTGATGAATCTTTTATCTGAAGGGGGCGTGCTGGATAAATAA
- the csrA gene encoding carbon storage regulator CsrA, whose protein sequence is MLILTRKVGEAIAIGDQITVRLLEIKGGQVKLGVVAPNLISVHREEVYTRIMEENRKAASETPADLDSISRLLGAKKTTPPDSQSE, encoded by the coding sequence ATGCTGATTCTAACCAGGAAAGTTGGCGAGGCCATTGCTATCGGTGATCAAATCACCGTACGGCTTCTTGAAATAAAAGGCGGACAGGTCAAACTGGGTGTGGTGGCCCCAAACCTTATCTCAGTCCACCGCGAAGAGGTCTACACCCGCATTATGGAAGAAAACCGCAAGGCTGCCAGTGAGACCCCAGCCGACCTAGACAGCATATCAAGACTTCTGGGCGCAAAAAAAACAACTCCGCCGGATAGCCAGTCCGAATAA